The following proteins come from a genomic window of Cyprinus carpio isolate SPL01 unplaced genomic scaffold, ASM1834038v1 S000006537, whole genome shotgun sequence:
- the LOC109099639 gene encoding uncharacterized protein LOC109099639, translated as MSSFKVILLVSISTQCLMCAATVNVTVQLEQNVTLPCYINSSSEMAWYRLSSEKIALLISAARGKLQKKDFITYHNEDQSHFRLEADRGLDSVSLTITGVRESDLGLYYCALGISANTMHFGTAVRLTFADAELHRSWASVGCRTLLVCAYVVCGFCAILCMCVLCHRQGSSRVSCINCVKESSNVKAAQVQYSSLRFIRGSRPAAPAPAPVNVTYAAIANHTS; from the exons ATGAGCAGTTTCAAAGTAATCCTTTTAGTCA GCATCAGCACACAATGTTTGATGTGTGCAGCCACTGTGAATGTGACTGTCCAGCTGGAGCAGAATGTGACTCTGCCCTGTTACATCAACTCCAGCTCTGAGATGGCATGGTATCGACTGAGCTCTGAGAAGATTGCTTTACTCATATCTGCAGCAAGAGgaaaacttcaaaaaaaagatttcattacTTACCATAATGAGGATCAAAGTCACTTCCGGCTGGAGGCAGACAGGGGGCTTGACTCCGTCAGCCTAACCATCACTGGGGTCAGAGAGTCAGATCTGGGGCTGTACTACTGCGCTCTTGGCATCAGTGCAAACACAATGCATTTTGGGACTGCTGTCAGACTCACATTTGCAG ACGCTGAACTGCACCGCTCATGGGCTAGCGTGGGCTGCAGGACACTTTTGGTTTGTGCCTATGTTGTATGTGGTTTCTGCGCTATTCTCTGCATGTGTGTGCTTTGTCACAGGCAAG gTTCTTCCAGGGTCTCTTGCATCAACTGTGTGAAAGAAAGCTCAAATGTCAAG GCAGCACAAGTACAGTATTCCAGTCTCCGGTTCATCAGAGGGTCCAGACCCGCGGCTCCGGCTCCTGCTCCAGTTAACGTGACCTACGCAGCTATAGCCAACCACACATCCTGA